The nucleotide window CATAATTatgcttattttttaaacagaaatataGCAAAGACTTTTAGAAAAAATCTAGCCATCTGAGGTTTGGTTTGGCAGCAGTAAGATTTGCTAATGTTTTTCAGGAAAACGTCTGTATGTAAATCAACAGAACAAGGCCATCCATGTGAGTAACATACTCATTTTGAAATTGCCCTTTAAGATTCAAATCCTGGGctggagatagcttagtggttaagagcacatatttctcttccagaggactgagttcaattcccagcacccacattaagtGACTCACAGTATTTGTATCTGTAGCTCCAAGGTATCCGATGCCTCTgacttcctcagtttctctctctccctctctctctctctctctctctctctctctctctctctctctctctctctctctctctctttctctctctctcacacacacacacacacaaaacaaacaaatgcttttaaaatttttcttccttgtttcagCCATTAGCAAAGAATTTCACTGAGATAAAACCAAGGTACTGATCTACAGTCTCATTTCAAACGCTGTTATCTGGAAATTCTGACGAAGTGATCCTTGTACTGTTGATGGAGCTGAGACAAAATGTCATTTAAATTACCAACACCAGGCACAGCCACTGCTCTCCGATTTCTAGTTCTTAGTTTTTCTTGCCTTGTCGTCCCTTTCCCACCTGTCTCTCATTGTCTTTTACCACCTTTACACACGTCTTTCTTCATACATGTCATTTCGTGCATCCACTCAAACTGTTTATCATTTCTGCTTTCTATACAACTTGAGTATCCAATCTCTGTTAGGAGGCAGACTCGTTCtaagtcaataaaaatattttttcaaagagattttttaaaagttgtgtatgtgtgtgtacacgtgtgtgtacacgagcttatgtgcactgtgtgtggtgcAGGAGCTCACAGAGGGCAGAAGGTTTGAGGCCCTCTAGATCTGCAGATCATCATGAGCTGCAGGACATCGGTGCTGAATCCAAACTAGGAATATCTGTAAGAGCGCTAGGTGCTCCTCATGACTGAGCCTTCCGTCCAGCCCCATTAAAATACTTCTAACTTTGAATGATTTTCTAAATTAAGTTACTCTGAGTGAGGATTATTTCCTTGTCAGCTTACGTATTCAGAATTAAAGATAAAGAGGACTTGGGCTCTGGGCACCATAGTGACAGGAGCCACTGCCATGTCTGCACATCTGCAATGATTGGCAGTGTGGACTACTCCAGTTTCCTGACCATGAGTAGTAAGCAGATGTACAGCATCGAGCCCCATAACCTGAAGGCCTGCAGCTCCTTCCCCTACAGTTGGCTGCTTCAACACAAGACTGTGGGAGTGGAGCCGGCCACCCACAGCAAAGGGGTTGGGGTGGTCCTGAAAGGCAGATCCGGTCAGTCATTTCTTACCATGCGGACCACCATCAACAAGCATGCCTGGGCTACACCCAGCAGTGT belongs to Peromyscus eremicus chromosome 3, PerEre_H2_v1, whole genome shotgun sequence and includes:
- the LOC131905549 gene encoding LOW QUALITY PROTEIN: large ribosomal subunit protein eL28-like (The sequence of the model RefSeq protein was modified relative to this genomic sequence to represent the inferred CDS: inserted 1 base in 1 codon; substituted 1 base at 1 genomic stop codon), with the translated sequence MSAHLQXLAVXDYSSFLTMSSKQMYSIEPHNLKACSSFPYSWLLQHKTVGVEPATHSKGVGVVLKGRSGQSFLTMRTTINKHAWATPSSVSTWSARTRTALICA